In the genome of Aridibaculum aurantiacum, one region contains:
- a CDS encoding glycosyltransferase family 4 protein, with protein MFAKKHILIVVENLPVPFDRRVWQEANTLKENGAHVSIICPKMKGYTAAFETINGIDIYRHPLPLEAKGAMGYLLEYTIAIFWEFVLCWKIYFKKRFHVIQGCNPPDLIFFTALFFKPFGVKYVFDHHDINPELYIAKYDKKGFFYKFLLLVERLTFATANYSIATNESYKAIAIGRGKMPADKVQVVRSGPKLDRLKLTAGNQKYKKGRKYLVGYVGVIGEQEGLDLLLESVKHIVKHRQDVQFAIVGGGTDLEKIKALASEMGLQDYVDFYGRVDDETMVDVLNTADVCVNPDKPTEMNNLSTMNKIMEYMALQKPIVQYDLKEGRFSAHQASLYAENSTIDFGNKICQLLDNEELRLNMGMYGYNRVITELSWDHESKKLVSFYKRVLNVAEPFGLNVPIETSKRKATETEVVQHTIS; from the coding sequence ATGTTTGCAAAAAAACACATTTTAATTGTTGTTGAGAACCTGCCGGTTCCCTTCGACCGCCGCGTTTGGCAAGAAGCCAACACATTGAAGGAGAACGGCGCCCATGTTTCTATCATCTGTCCAAAGATGAAAGGTTACACGGCGGCTTTTGAAACAATTAACGGCATTGATATTTACAGGCATCCGCTACCGCTGGAAGCTAAGGGGGCAATGGGGTATTTATTAGAGTACACCATTGCCATTTTTTGGGAATTTGTTCTCTGTTGGAAGATTTATTTCAAGAAACGGTTTCATGTTATCCAGGGCTGTAATCCGCCTGACCTCATTTTTTTCACTGCATTATTTTTTAAACCGTTTGGTGTAAAATATGTTTTTGATCACCATGATATCAATCCGGAGTTATACATAGCCAAGTATGACAAAAAAGGATTTTTTTACAAGTTTCTTTTGCTTGTTGAAAGGCTCACTTTCGCTACTGCTAATTATAGTATTGCAACGAATGAGTCTTACAAGGCCATAGCAATTGGTAGAGGTAAAATGCCTGCGGATAAAGTACAGGTAGTGAGAAGCGGCCCTAAGCTCGACAGGTTGAAGTTGACAGCAGGTAACCAGAAGTATAAGAAAGGAAGAAAGTACCTGGTTGGGTATGTTGGTGTAATAGGTGAGCAGGAAGGCCTCGACCTTTTGCTTGAATCAGTGAAGCATATTGTAAAGCATCGCCAGGATGTACAATTTGCAATTGTGGGTGGCGGAACTGACCTGGAAAAGATCAAAGCGCTTGCGAGTGAGATGGGACTTCAGGATTATGTAGACTTTTATGGCAGGGTAGATGATGAAACGATGGTAGATGTACTGAATACTGCAGATGTATGTGTTAATCCTGATAAACCAACTGAGATGAACAACCTTTCCACAATGAATAAGATCATGGAATATATGGCTCTGCAAAAGCCAATTGTTCAATATGATCTTAAAGAAGGACGTTTCTCTGCACACCAAGCATCTCTTTATGCAGAAAACAGTACAATAGATTTCGGTAATAAAATTTGCCAACTATTGGATAACGAAGAACTACGACTTAATATGGGAATGTATGGGTACAATAGGGTAATTACTGAACTTTCATGGGATCACGAAAGCAAAAAACTTGTATCCTTTTACAAAAGGGTTTTGAACGTTGCAGAACCATTTGGGCTAAACGTACCAATTGAAACTAGTAAGCGAAAAGCCACAGAAACAGAAGTGGTACAACATACAATTAGCTAA
- a CDS encoding nucleotide sugar dehydrogenase, which produces MKIAVVGTGYVGLVTGTCFAETGNYVCCVDIDQRKIEKLSNGQITIFEPGLEKLFQRNLKEERLKFTTNLAEGIEDAEVIFLALPTPPGEDGSADLKYILKVADDLGHLMKDYKVIVDKSTVPVGTSEKVTKAIAANATVEFDVVSNPEFLREGVAVDDFMKPDRVVIGTTSERAKKIMNELYAPFVRQGNPIIFMDEASAELTKYAANSFLATKITFMNEIARLCELVGADVDLVRKGIGSDERIGKRFLFSGIGYGGSCFPKDVKALVKSSEDVNYDFRILKAVEDVNEDQKLYLLPYIKEFFGGELAGKTIAIWGLAFKPNTDDIREAPALVMIDELLAAGCTIKAFDPEAMKNVQEIYGEKVQFSQGQYEALEGADALIVATEWAEFRTPDFEKMETRLKSKVVFDGRNVFDLEKMEELGYYYKSIGRRTVVPVNLEEELGVKRGS; this is translated from the coding sequence GTGAAAATTGCAGTAGTAGGAACGGGCTATGTAGGCCTGGTTACCGGGACTTGTTTTGCAGAAACGGGCAACTATGTTTGCTGCGTAGACATTGACCAGCGTAAGATAGAAAAGCTGAGCAATGGCCAGATCACCATCTTTGAACCAGGACTGGAGAAACTTTTCCAGCGTAACCTGAAAGAAGAGCGCCTGAAGTTTACAACCAATCTTGCTGAAGGTATAGAAGATGCAGAAGTGATCTTCCTTGCGCTGCCTACACCCCCGGGTGAAGATGGTAGTGCCGACCTGAAGTATATCCTGAAAGTGGCTGACGATCTTGGTCACCTGATGAAGGATTATAAGGTGATTGTAGACAAGAGCACCGTTCCTGTTGGTACTTCTGAAAAAGTAACCAAGGCTATTGCTGCCAATGCTACTGTGGAATTTGATGTGGTAAGTAATCCTGAGTTCCTGCGTGAAGGCGTGGCGGTAGATGATTTCATGAAGCCTGACCGTGTAGTGATTGGTACTACTTCTGAGCGTGCTAAGAAGATCATGAACGAACTATATGCACCGTTTGTTCGCCAAGGCAATCCTATCATCTTCATGGATGAAGCATCTGCCGAGCTTACTAAATATGCAGCTAACTCATTCCTTGCAACCAAGATCACTTTCATGAACGAGATCGCTCGTCTGTGTGAGCTTGTAGGTGCTGATGTAGACCTAGTACGCAAGGGTATCGGTAGCGATGAAAGGATTGGAAAGCGCTTCCTGTTTTCTGGTATTGGTTATGGTGGTAGCTGTTTCCCTAAAGATGTAAAAGCACTGGTGAAATCATCAGAAGATGTGAACTACGACTTTAGAATATTGAAGGCAGTTGAAGATGTGAACGAAGACCAGAAGCTGTACCTGTTACCATACATCAAAGAATTCTTTGGTGGTGAATTAGCTGGTAAAACAATCGCCATCTGGGGACTAGCTTTCAAACCAAATACAGATGATATCCGTGAAGCACCAGCCTTAGTAATGATAGATGAATTGCTGGCTGCTGGTTGCACTATCAAAGCTTTCGACCCGGAGGCTATGAAGAACGTCCAGGAGATCTATGGTGAGAAGGTTCAATTTTCACAAGGTCAATATGAAGCGCTGGAAGGTGCAGATGCACTGATCGTTGCAACTGAGTGGGCTGAGTTCCGTACACCGGATTTTGAAAAGATGGAAACAAGACTGAAGTCGAAAGTTGTTTTCGACGGACGTAATGTATTTGATCTTGAGAAGATGGAAGAACTGGGATACTACTACAAGAGCATTGGACGCAGAACTGTGGTACCGGTAAACCTGGAAGAGGAATTGGGCGTGAAGAGGGGAAGCTAG
- a CDS encoding T9SS type A sorting domain-containing protein — protein MKLVTLNLIALVMVCCAHAQLNFTFTAYQGTYTPISGGINATLVQAQPPYAAHDEGIANGIPIGFNFAYNDTNYTTISACSNGFASFSTLLPIANPSTEDYYSADLGYGPLRPGARPLLAPLWDDLDLFSATDIKYITTGTAPNRVFTMQWSRAYFDITATELNVEFQLKLYETTNRIQFVYQRLPGEVGINPGGAIGITAKATGPGNYIALSDASASPIASSTTNYFNIKNRPATGQMYEFTPFSPLYINLLKFHGERVNNIHQLTWTTQVEINNTGFEVQRSVDGVIFEKIGYVASKASGGSSTSPIDYNFEDIKPLVGTNYYRLKQIDRNNHFSYSRTILVKGGSKGSFAINILYPNPATDLIKIVLANDVAGPIDIIVADVAGKVYIQQRSAAIAGENHYSIDVAKLAKGMYYLKAIGGDGDITVSKFIK, from the coding sequence ATGAAATTGGTGACCCTAAACCTAATTGCACTGGTAATGGTGTGTTGTGCCCATGCGCAACTCAACTTTACCTTCACCGCCTATCAAGGTACCTATACCCCTATTTCAGGGGGTATTAACGCTACACTTGTGCAGGCTCAACCTCCATATGCGGCGCATGATGAAGGTATAGCAAATGGTATACCAATTGGCTTCAATTTTGCCTACAACGACACAAATTATACAACAATTAGCGCCTGCAGCAACGGGTTTGCTTCTTTTTCTACTCTTTTACCTATAGCTAATCCCTCTACAGAAGATTATTATTCTGCTGATCTGGGTTATGGACCACTGCGCCCGGGTGCCCGTCCATTATTGGCCCCACTTTGGGATGATCTTGACCTTTTTTCTGCTACTGATATCAAGTACATTACTACAGGGACAGCACCTAACCGTGTCTTTACCATGCAGTGGAGTAGAGCTTATTTTGATATAACGGCTACAGAGCTGAATGTTGAGTTCCAGTTGAAACTTTACGAGACCACTAACAGGATCCAGTTTGTTTACCAGCGACTACCTGGTGAAGTGGGCATCAATCCCGGAGGTGCTATTGGTATTACAGCTAAGGCTACCGGTCCGGGTAATTATATAGCGCTTAGCGATGCATCTGCATCACCAATTGCATCGTCAACTACCAACTACTTCAATATTAAGAACCGCCCTGCGACAGGGCAGATGTACGAGTTCACACCTTTCAGCCCGCTGTATATTAACCTACTTAAGTTTCATGGCGAAAGGGTGAATAATATTCACCAGCTTACCTGGACCACGCAGGTCGAGATCAACAATACTGGCTTTGAAGTGCAGCGTTCTGTTGATGGGGTGATCTTTGAGAAGATCGGGTATGTAGCTTCCAAAGCCAGCGGTGGAAGTAGCACCTCACCCATAGATTACAATTTTGAAGACATTAAACCGTTAGTAGGTACAAACTACTACCGGTTGAAGCAGATAGATAGGAACAATCATTTCTCTTATTCAAGGACCATACTGGTGAAAGGTGGTTCCAAGGGCAGTTTTGCCATCAATATCCTGTATCCAAATCCTGCCACAGATCTTATCAAGATCGTACTTGCCAATGATGTTGCCGGGCCTATTGATATCATCGTTGCTGATGTTGCCGGTAAGGTGTACATCCAGCAACGTTCTGCTGCAATTGCCGGTGAGAACCATTATTCGATTGATGTTGCCAAACTAGCGAAAGGAATGTATTATTTAAAGGCAATAGGAGGTGATGGAGACATTACAGTTTCCAAGTTTATCAAGTAA
- a CDS encoding undecaprenyl-phosphate glucose phosphotransferase: MNSRASNLYRFSFALFDIISLNVICFLLLMVLESVPVSKPYILFLLVANIAWISCAYVSAVYIGKSRRQDGFFKRSIMALLAFSTLLLLFIVAYNYSYSRLYVFSCMGSFGIVLVVSRTIAMGTSHYLQKQKPFSKKIVVVGYNELSKRLVDIYGEGQSRRKFEVEGYFESAENVKELSKYPILGDLDEVISYSLENKVQEIYSTISPEKNEHIYQMAQEAERNFIRFKLVPDFSSFVNRKVYIDFERDIPILSMRPEPLEEYDGRFKKRVFDVLFSAFVIVAILSWLVPIIAVFIKLSSKGPVFFKQLRSGKNNQPFWCIKFRTLRMNDEANSKQVTRNDNRITRVGKFLRKSNLDEMPQFLNVFMGDMSIVGPRPHMLKHTEEYSQILNEYMIRHFVKPGVTGWAQINGYRGEITEKRQLRGRIEHDIWYMENWSMWMDLKIILLTVYKTVKGDEKAF, translated from the coding sequence ATGAATAGTCGCGCTTCTAATTTGTATCGTTTTTCATTTGCCTTGTTTGATATCATCAGCCTGAACGTGATATGTTTCCTGCTGCTGATGGTGTTGGAATCTGTGCCGGTGTCGAAACCTTATATCCTGTTTTTGCTGGTGGCAAATATTGCCTGGATATCCTGCGCTTATGTGAGTGCAGTATATATTGGTAAGTCAAGGCGACAGGATGGTTTCTTTAAGCGGTCCATCATGGCTTTGCTGGCTTTCTCTACTTTGTTGTTGTTGTTCATCGTTGCTTATAATTATTCGTATTCCCGCCTTTATGTATTTAGTTGTATGGGCAGCTTTGGTATTGTGCTGGTGGTAAGTCGCACCATAGCAATGGGCACTTCTCATTACCTGCAAAAGCAAAAGCCCTTCAGCAAAAAGATAGTTGTGGTTGGGTATAACGAATTGAGCAAGCGACTGGTGGACATCTATGGGGAGGGACAGAGCCGCCGCAAGTTTGAAGTAGAAGGTTACTTCGAAAGCGCGGAGAACGTAAAGGAGCTGTCTAAGTACCCGATACTGGGCGACCTGGATGAGGTGATCTCTTATTCACTTGAGAACAAGGTGCAGGAGATCTACTCAACCATTTCACCGGAAAAGAATGAGCATATCTACCAGATGGCACAGGAGGCTGAAAGGAATTTCATCCGCTTCAAGCTGGTTCCTGACTTTAGTTCTTTTGTGAACAGGAAGGTGTACATCGATTTTGAACGTGATATTCCTATTCTTTCTATGCGCCCCGAGCCTTTAGAAGAATATGATGGCAGGTTTAAGAAGCGTGTGTTCGATGTTCTTTTTAGTGCATTTGTTATCGTAGCTATATTATCGTGGCTGGTGCCCATCATTGCAGTATTTATCAAGCTTTCATCTAAAGGACCGGTATTCTTCAAACAGCTACGCTCAGGAAAGAACAACCAGCCATTCTGGTGTATCAAGTTCAGGACACTGCGGATGAATGATGAAGCAAACAGTAAGCAGGTAACAAGGAACGATAACCGGATAACGCGTGTAGGTAAGTTCCTGCGCAAGTCGAACCTGGATGAGATGCCACAGTTCCTGAATGTGTTCATGGGTGATATGTCGATTGTAGGTCCACGTCCGCACATGCTAAAGCATACAGAAGAGTACTCGCAGATATTGAACGAGTACATGATCCGTCACTTTGTGAAGCCTGGTGTTACGGGTTGGGCACAGATCAATGGATACCGTGGAGAGATCACCGAAAAGCGCCAGTTGCGCGGAAGAATAGAACACGATATATGGTATATGGAAAACTGGAGCATGTGGATGGATCTGAAGATCATCCTGCTTACGGTTTACAAAACAGTGAAGGGAGATGAGAAGGCGTTTTAG